In Edaphobacter aggregans, the sequence ACTTCCGATGGCGATCTTATCTGAGATCCCTGAGATCGTAAGCCCGTCGGATGAACGAAGCAGCAAAAGGAAGATGGTACTGGGATGGGCGATGGGGGCACTAATCATAACCACCATCTTGGCAGGCTCTGCCATCAGTTACCTGCGCGGTTAGGTTTATTTTCTAAATGTACAAAGCGTTCTTCCATCTCACGATCGAATCCTTTGACCTTACATCCAATCCCACCCATCGGAAACGTGCTCAATGACTTGGATGCCGCCCTGTGAAGACCTATTGCAGGCGATGGGTAGCGTTAGCCGTTGAAGCGAGAAAACATGAGTCGCATATTTGAGGCGTTACAAAGATCGGAAGCCGAACGCTCTGAGATTGATTTGACAGTGGTGTCAGAAGCAACTGAAGTGCTGCGGCGCGTCGAACGTGAATCAGCATTGAAATGGGATACGCCAGGTTCGTCTGAACAGATTGATGCAACGAAAAACTCTGACCGTGAGATGTTGTTCGGCCAATCAGGGAAGTCGCCGGTAGGGACGACACCTGGAACTCATATAGGCGCCAAGCTTTGGCAGGTTGAAGAGCGGCTGGATCCGTTTGGCCAATTCCAATCCCTGGAGATTTCGCTTACTTCTCAAAGTCGACTGGTAAGTCTGACGGACAGCGGGAGTCCGGCGGCGGAAGCTCTCCGCCTTCTAGGGGTGCGGTTACGACATCTCCGGCGCGATCGGACGCTTAGGAAAGTGCTGATTACGAGCACAATTCCTCAAGAGGGCAAGAGCATGATTGCTGCTAACCTAGCTTGCACTCTCGCTCTAAGGACTCAACAAAGAATTTTAGTGTTGGAGGGAGATTTGCGGCGTCCGTCTTTATCGCGGATGTTCGGGCTCGGAAGGAATCCGGGCCTCTGTGAATGGCTGCGAGGCGAGCGCAGCTTGACGGAGAGTATCTACCATCTCGAAGGCCAGGATCTTTGGATATTGCCCGCAGGCAGTGCTCCCAGCAATGCACTGGAACTACTGCAATCGGGAAAATTATCTGAGCTGATGGATCAATTAACCGTGTTGTTTGATTGGATCATCATCGATTCTCCTCCCGTACTGCCTTTGGCTGACACAAGCGTCTGGATGCGGTTGGCAGACGGAATTCTTCTAATTACGCGTCAAGGAACCACAGAAAGGCGACAATTAAAGAAAGGACTCGAAGCGCTCGAGCCTAGAAAGTTGATCGGTGCGCTAGTGAATAGTTCAAAGAACGCGGCAACCAGTGACTACTACTACAGTCCTTCAACGGCTTCACGGTTGAACGACGCTTCGGCAGAATAATTCTCTGATTCTCTTATATCCAAAGTCGCCCCATACAGACCCTATTTACACGAACAGTTCTAATCGCTTGTTTTTCTCTTACCTCAAGAAAAAATAAGTTAAGAAC encodes:
- a CDS encoding CpsD/CapB family tyrosine-protein kinase, whose product is MSRIFEALQRSEAERSEIDLTVVSEATEVLRRVERESALKWDTPGSSEQIDATKNSDREMLFGQSGKSPVGTTPGTHIGAKLWQVEERLDPFGQFQSLEISLTSQSRLVSLTDSGSPAAEALRLLGVRLRHLRRDRTLRKVLITSTIPQEGKSMIAANLACTLALRTQQRILVLEGDLRRPSLSRMFGLGRNPGLCEWLRGERSLTESIYHLEGQDLWILPAGSAPSNALELLQSGKLSELMDQLTVLFDWIIIDSPPVLPLADTSVWMRLADGILLITRQGTTERRQLKKGLEALEPRKLIGALVNSSKNAATSDYYYSPSTASRLNDASAE